Genomic DNA from Epinephelus fuscoguttatus linkage group LG14, E.fuscoguttatus.final_Chr_v1:
TCACTCACCAAAgaaatgaatattaaatcaattatttatgatttaatgtgttttacagttaaaatcatgAGTTTTTCACTCTGATCAGTGAAGGGAAGCGAGATGATGGCTAAACTGTACGTGATATCAGaagatgattatttcagaaagtCAGTGCTCTTCTTACCGCTTGTGTGTTACAGACTCTGGTGGTCAGAGgatgatgtgcaaaaaaaaaaaaccaccttGAGATATTACTTTCATGATTCATTGGCGTTCATTTATAGGCCCAagaaaatttgtttcaaataatcaaCATCCAAATAGTAGGCTAGTCAAAATCATAAGTAATTTTATATGTAAATCATATAAATACATTCACAAATTAACGATTGTTtcctatttaaaataaaatgctacattaccattaatagtgagatttgaaagtgatatgggtatgtccatcatagtggcatttGAAGGACGGAGATTGACAGATTGAGCACTGCTTGTTGGGACATTTGGAGACGACAAGATGTTGCTCCAGTCTCGTTTCTCCTGCGCTGACGGAGCCCAATAAGCCTGCAGGCTGCTCTCACACCGATGTCCGGTCTTGATCTGATGAGTTTCCAGGCCCGCGTCAGAGAGCCGacctatggcaagccgttttaacatttaatcgctaggctggatattcattactgatatcttcaatataattttgcctagtcaaaactcttattcaggatatctgtaattagattttgactagtcaaaactctaattacagatatctgtaattcagttgtgactagtaagattcaaactacagtggtggaaaaaagttttcagacaccccatgcatttgtgaaatattgcattaagaatcactcttaggtcttcaagtgcaatttcttttagtacagtcacagccaaaacactaaataaatcctaaaaaagccattaaaaacttaaaattgattggttccataaaaatacataagaaattttgagtattgggtcattttggtaccagtgatgaaggtcgtttttattaaaagacacaatttttgttgccaagcttcgtgtctacataaagccagcacatttgaaagttcttcagatgcaaaaatggctaaaacaaggaacctaacgcaggaaacacgcctgaagataaagattctcagccaggaagggtacagctgccgccagatagccaggaagtgcagatgcagtccttcagcagttggatacactctgcagaaatacagatgaaccaacagcttggaagacaaaccaagatctgggcgtccaagggtttcttcagcaagaaatgaccgcatcctgatccgcatgtgcaggcaaaacagccgaatgacatcacaggagcttcagcagcagtggtcaaaccaaactggtgtcagtgttccacctgcactgtacgtggccgacttttagatcatggcttaaggtcctacaaggctatcaagaagcccctgatcaatgagagacagaggttagcccgtcgttgggcccaggcacacaagaactggacagccaggaactggaagaagattttgtggtcagatgagtccagtttccagctttatcttcctcctactaatgtgaggatacgcagaaggccaggcgaagcattatctccagcatgtacagtacctactgtcaagcatggtggaggcagtatcatggtttggggatgcacgagtgctgctggtgttggtcatctcactgtctgtgatggcacattgaactctaccaagtattgtaccattctcaaaaCCCACGTGCTCCCTTCTGCGcatgcactgttccgtcgaggtaaaaactggatgtttcaacaagataacgccccttgccacacatccaaggccagtagaacttggctgcaggagcacagtatccaggtcttagagtggccagctcaatccccggacatgagccccattgaaaatctgtggtggattatcaaaaggtctgtttcaaagcataaaccaaagaatttagaagaattaaaagcagtaattcaagaagaatgggacaagattacccctcaacagtgtgaaaggctcgtggggaacatgccagccagcattagagctctactacgtgccaatggcaggactactaaatattaatttgatgatgtgatggtttatttattttttgttcagttttgaacacattctctgttatttgttgactttgataccgacaatgttgagaactgacatattgaaactgtcaagaatttagttttgttagattttcttgtaaacaataaacaaaaaaatataatttgtatttgtttgtatctgtctaatgcagccacaccttttgaaacacaaaaaagattttgccacaaatatttcatgataatatttgagattgtgtaaaattttaagggtgtccgaaaacttttttccaccactgtactcttgccattcatgtgtattgGGTTTGTCATTacagatatctccaatgtagttgcggatatccgcaactacattggagatatctgtaattccagtttgagatatctacgtcattttgactagtcatgattcaagttcaagatatctttaattatcatcaattgaagatatctacatggtcctttctagatatcttgaattaaGTTTCAGAaagtcagaatgacgttgtaaatatcttgaacttgaattatagtcaaaatgacgttgtagatatccgcaactatggagatatctataatgacaaaccccatacacgtCAATGGCAAaagtagtttgaatcttactagtcaaaactgaattacagatatctgtaattagagttttgactagtcaaaattatgttgcagatatcagtaatgaatatccagcCTAGCgattaaaacggcttgccatagacCCGCGACTGCTTGTGCcgtttctcccttttcttttcattctctaACCTCTCTTCTTCTGCATCACAGTcatcaaaatgatcaaattcaccaaataaattaatgaaacgATAAAATCACTCATGATGCCCGTTGTAATCCTTTGCCTCTGCTCTGAGTCTCcgttgctatggttacaaacTAGCAGTTGCGCCAGCGCAATAATTTAGAACCTGTCATCAGGCAATTTGACCGGAGCGTCTTTTTAGCTGTCCTATGGACCGTTTCATTGCTATTGTGTTGATAGGGCAAcaactttggtccctgtttacgtcctgtttacttcctgtcagctcctGCATCAACAtgcattcaaacaggaaatacaatggaacccatttagaatgtttatgttgtccagTATGAAACGGTCTatagacaggaagtgaacagggaccaaagttgttgccctagcaacagaatagcaatgaaacgGTCCATAACACCTTTTAtcggacaccctgcagccaatcagaattgagaattcacccagaccatggtataaCCCAGGTGAGGGGAGCAGAGCACATAGCAGCTTTCTTCAGACAAAACTAAGTCTTGAGATCTCAGACTGCAGCTACAGTCAGATTTCTGCTCACTCAAAGAACAGATGTAGGAAGGGAGTTTACCCAGTGTGGCTTTATAACTGAACAAATACCAGTGACTGACCCTATGAAAGGTTAAAGAAGGCAAACCAGCCCTGGAATTAAGCGCACAGTGATGAGTAAGGGCTTTACAATTTGTAACAAGTCTCAGTGCATTATGATGTGCAGTATTCTGACATGTACAAAGCAGCAACCAGTCTTTTTCTGGCCGCAGATGTGAAACTGGACTTAAACTTCTGCGTTTTAAGAAGCTGAGGTTTAAAAGAAACAGTCATCAAGCCAAATACTGAGATATTTGTAACAAGTGACAACCTCTAACTTCTTCCCCTGAGCAGTGACGACATCAAACATTCTGAGATCACTCTCAGAGAGAAGTTCTAGCtcaggagtgatttaggaaagctCTCCGAGTGAGCTGGAGcaaggaagagacagaaacttttaccttagtgaggaggtgtggttgaccccgttgctaggtgtgatgcttTCTTTTGACAGGTGTGATTGATTGTCACAGACAcgcccttttgtgagcctgcaaggtgtgggcACCCCGTAGAAATGAAATTAACTGCTGACTGTCAAAGTGTTGACAGTGTGAttactctgctgatggaaggttgagacaagtcatcactgcagcactgctgcattttaacagtttttcaaCTATGTTAGtgttgatcattttatttctggcattttaATGACACTGTGTTAGGTGGGAAAGGCGTACATACCCCTAATGAGATAGACCACAAATAATATCCCTGCACAgcctaatctgtagcatttcatttactcactgtcatttagtgtttggagaatatttctcagacctctttgtgttttcaccattttctcctccacTTAAGAAACTCAAGCCTCTTGAacgtcctcctccctgctcctaacagtttttcctAGAAGAACTcttaaggtctaagatgctctgtggataattttatatttacaaGGGCCTAGTCTcgactttaaggggaaattctaagaagtGCAGACCAAGAATTTTCTGAAGATTTTGTCACTAGGAGCGACTCTTAGTGCTAGGAAGCTTCGTGAACACGGCCCCAGGAGTCTTCACAGGCTTCTTGCTAGCATTAGAGAAATGCATAACCTTTGTTTTGTCAGCATTTAAAACCTGCTTTAGTTGTCAGTGcagattaaagggatagtgcacctaaaaatgaaaattcagccattatctactcacccatatgccgagagaggctcaggtgaagttttagagtcctcacatcccttgtggagatccaaggggagagtgggtagcagcacaactccacctaatgcaggctgacggcgccccagattcaaacgcccaaaaaacacataattgaaaccacagaatatctccatactgctcgtccgtagtgagcCAAGTGTCCTGaggccccaacataaaaaggtgtttggaaaaacgtcatttttttagcctcattgtgttttttggacattttaatctggggcgccgtcagcctgcattaggtggagttgtgttgctacccactctgcCCTGGGATCTCTGCAAGAGATGtcaggactctaaaacttcacctgagcctccctcggcatatgggtgagtagataatggctgaattttcatttttgggtgcactataaGATATTAAAAACTATGAACGAACTTTATAAAATAGGCTGCATTGGTGCAAATTTAACTGtctaacagaaagaaaaaaatagctCAATCACCAGCTACAAGATTAAAATTTAGTTTAaatacacattgttttttttcaatttgaTACTTTTACATTGTTGTATGGCTGCTTCTACTTATCTGATATGAATAATGCAACATtcaggaaagagaaaaaaaaattcagatcGGTCTGTGCTGCCTTTATGTTTGTGCAACTGTTGTATAGAAACAGCTTCGGATTAAAACACTGGACCAATCTGCAGCACTGATCACTTTCTGTGGCTGTGTGGGGCCCGGTTTACAATGTCTGTTACGCAACTCATTATTGAAGTGAAGTGGATCTTTGTACCGTCTGCTCAGTTGAGGCAGAGGCCAGTAGTTGTGGATTAACTTTCAGTCATAACAAAGGTTGTGTTGCAGCAGTCAAGCAGCATTTTATACGTTCTCTTCTGCAGTTTACCTCCAGTGTGAGACGCAGGCCTGTCCAGGATGAAAAGCACCCGGGTTGTGGTGGTCGGAGGAGGTGTGGTCGGCTTCTCCACCGCTGTCTGCATCGCTGAGGCTCTGCCTTCCTGTTCTGTCACTCTGCTGGCGGAGAAGTTCAGTCCTGACACCACCAGCGATGGAGCTGCTGGGCTCATGTTTGCTACAAAGTTTCCAGGTATGCAACAATCTCTCTTAGCTGTGTAATATCTTAAAATGTGATGCAGTCAGTACAGATTTACCAGGGTGAATATCATTTGTAATGCATGTACATTCACAATCTAACCCCATCCTttatacacacatatgcataGATATTCCCTTGGAGAGACAAAGACGCTGGTTCAAGAACAGCTTTGATCACCTGCTGGCTCTTGCTACATCCCAACACTCACCAGATGCTGGAGTCATGCTGAGCTCTGGGTAACAATTGTTATATAGCGCTATAAAATAAGGGCGATAGCTCGGCCTCTTTGCATACAGTGATTTATGTTTTGATTCTCTTCCAGCTGGCAAATTTTCAAGGACGTTCCAACCGATAAGAAGCCCTTCTGGTCAGATTTTGTGATCGGCTTCAGATTCATGACTGACGCTGAACTGAAAATGTTTCCAGATCACAAGTTTGGCCATGCGTTCACCACCATTAAATGTGAATGTCCCAGCTACCTGCCATGGCTCGAGAACAGGTTTGTCCTCCAGGTTTTAATCTCATGGTCATGCCAAAGGTGTTAATAGATTTTAGTTCAGTGCAGTTTAATTCATGTTCTGATTCCACTGAGGTGAACAGCTGAATATACTCCTTATAACGACAAACGCTTGTTGTATAAAGGTTCAGAGAAGCTGGCGGTCAGGTGGAACAGAGGAAGGTCAACAGTCTTCAGGAATTAAGCAGCAGCTTTGACCTCATAGTCAACTGCTCCGGTCTGGGCTCTAGAACGCTGGTGGGTGACAACGACATCTACCCCATCAGAGGTCAGGTCCTCAAGGTGGAGGCGCCCTGGCTTAAGCACTTCATCCGAGCTGGAGATGGAATGACCTACATCTACCCCGGCATAGACGCCGTCACCATAGGCGGCACGAGGCAGGAGGGGGACTGGCGGCTACAAGTGGACGAAGGCGACACAGAGAGCATCCTGGAGCGCTGCAGCAGGCTGGTGCCGTCCATCAGCAAAGCCAAAGTTCTCAGCAAGTGGGTCGGTCTGAGGCCAACCAGGAGGAACCCGAGGGTGGAGAGGGAAGTGGTGCAGCTGCAGGGTCGCAGGGTGCCTGTGGTACACAACTACGGCCACGGAGCCTGGGGAGTCACCATCGCCTGGGGCACCGCCGTGGACGCACTGGGGCTGGTCAGGAAGTGCCTTCGTGATCTGCCACAAAAGGCTAAACTGTGAAGTGTGAAGTCAGTCTGCCACTAGATCCTGATTTTACTCCGTCCTGATGACACTGGCCTTGAAATAATAGAGATTTGAATCACTAATAGACGACAAAGAACGAAGAACAATTCTAAAACTTAAATCTTGAGAATTTGTAGTAGctttgacatttaaaacatttggaTATGAGGAAATtctttatgtaaaaataatttattttggtGAATAATTTTTGTGTGATGaattgtggctggttttgagagAATATCATActattatactttttaaatttctgcTACGAGGTGCCAATGAGAGCTGCCTCTGTGGTCAGAGAGATGACTAAAAGCCTTGTTAGAATTTTTATAGTGTGTATATAAAAAatctttattaatttaattcatGAAAAGGAAAGTACTGTACAAAATTACTGATGtgaaatgaatgattcatgTTTGTGTCTCAGACAAATTCATGCTGGGTGGAGTGAAACTGTTCAGCTGCTAATTTGCTAAACTTTGTCAACACTACATAAAACTGGGTTTCTAAAGTTATACCTCTGTGCCTCAGAATTACTGACGACTTACTGTATCagccacatttattttgttcaccgtttaggaggtttttaaaagaaaaatatctaaaagaaaaaaggaatcAAACTTACCTGGGTGGagtcaagaaaacaaacaatctgGTCTCTCTCGTTAGTTGGCCCAGTTCTGAACCTAATTAACTAATAAGTGGCAACAAGACAGAACAGGGCTGAGAGGGAGACACTGTAAGACACACTGAGAGTATATTTGAAGGCTGTTGTATTTTAAAACCCTCCAACaatcctgcatgtctttggactgtgggaggaagctggagtacccagatcagatgtagtagaacattcTGATAtttctggcatactgcatttgacatatgAAGTATTAGGTCattctaaatctttttctggcacactatatagtatggtagtatggttACTGgaacaaacagccaatcaggCTCAtttaaggtaataaaaacacagtgatttttattttcaggtgatttttacaacaaagaaaacatatttattataattacaTTCTGTTACTCCAAATATAAcctcctaaatcctgcacactggacctttaatataaTCAATTCATAATAATATGCACTTTGTTAATTAAGGCTTTGTTTGATGGGAAATAAATGGCGACTCACTGCCAAGCGACTCTTCTTGTAACTGTTGTCTCCTTTACAAACTGGATTCAGCCGACTGAAGAACATCTGAAATAAAGACAGGGCTAGTCCATATCCACAGTACTGTAACATCACTTAGTAATGTGTACATAGATAGGTTAGTAATATACACACAACACTGTGTAAACTTTAGGTAAGTTTCTTGAGGGAAAATTAATGCTTCCAGGCTGTTTGCTCGGATATATGATTTTGAAATTAACTGAGAAAACTTTGTGTTGGGTTTTATCCActtaaaactattaaaagtGACAATGgtgcatttatatttattgtattataCTTCATGGttgctgtgtaaaaatgcacCAAAGATACAGTAATCCATTTGCAAACAGTCCTCAGATGAACACGTTTCATGGCACACTACAAACATGAGtacatttacagaaatcatTGGTTATCTGAAATACAAAAACTGTATTTCAAACattctgaaaacaacaacatggttTAAAGTTGATCATCATCCAACAGCATCTATTATCATCTGTAAAGTGACAGTTCACTGTCCTCTTGAGTCCAACACTTTGTCAGAAAGTGGCTCCATTTTGAGATCAACACCCTGCACCTGGAGTCTGTCTTAAGTCAGGGAGCCCAGGTTTGGATGTCTTCTGACTTCTCCTCATTTTCAGCTGGCGCGCTTCATAAGTGGCTGAAAATGAGCGGCTCACCTTCTCCTCTGAGGAGATGTGGTTTGTGCAGGCGGTCTCTGTTAGCACAGGCTCTGGGTGTGGGTTTGGTGAGGAGAGTGGAGTTAAAGGATGATTGGACCTCTCTGCTGGCAGCTGGAGGTGtgtgatttgttttctttctgcttGTTTAGGAACACACAATTTTGCTGTGTCTTTGCTGAAAGTGCTGCACACAGCTTTACATGACGTGGTTGAAGATTGGGAGGACGCAGACATGACCTCACAATGTTTTGGAGGATTTACTGCGTGCTGTCTGCTCCCAGTCTTGGCGCTGGAGGTCAGATTCCTCAGTTTTCTCTGCTGCACTTTGTGGAGGACAGTCAGGGAGAAGCTCCGCCTCAGCAGATCTGGTGCTCGGCTTCTTCTCAGCTCCATGCAGCTCTGGCTCCGAGCAATGGCTCCACTGGGAAGATAACCCCTTAGCAGACTGAAGCTGGGTTTTGGAGGTCTTAGTGGTGGTAAGATACGGGGCAGACGTCGTGGTTTACTTTGGAGTGAAGTCTTGTGAGAGCTGGTGGAGGTCAGGGTCTGGGGGAGAGCTGGGTACTCTGGGGACGGGAGGTGGCTCGACTCAAAACCAGAAGAAGACCTGCTGATGGATGAAGATGTCTTTTTGTCCCTTcctgaaataaacaagtggagtGTGTGCAGATCATGTAGGTGCTGTgacatgtgacgtaaacagaaTAGCAGCAGAGCGCTCAGTGTTGGAAGAGAGTGGCTGTATTGTGAAAAGGATGCCAAagaaaagaatgaggcttggatGGTATCAAGATATGATGGTAAACAGGGGTATTCAGATATCCTGACAAAAAATTTCACTACcttcaaaaatacagacacacatcCTTCTATTAAACTcatacagagaaaaacatgGCAACTGACAGAACTTTGTGGGTACACTGTGGATGGCAGGACGTTTTTAATAATTGCAGAATTGAAATTCTCACCtatatctttatttttcttataaaATGTATTGGCATCATGATTTCTCTTTTTAACCTCCTTGATAAagttacaggactgtaaacaatTTAGAGCAgaccctacgccatagcctgcgccgttgtgagcatttatacttgtgcggtggtgtgtctgtgtcactgcaaaaatacaacacaaatacaacatgctaatgtttttagcacaagcctatggcattttacattgtataaattagcctagcagctagcaaactttGCCTCTTCTCattataaaaccagggacaacagcaacatttaacaaaggtaaggttacaaaatttggctccattactcACATGGTTCACTGACGAAACAtctgtcttacactaaacacgttttccaaacaaatgtaacagtccatggcattttacattgtataaattagtgtagcgacaagcagagatttcctctgctcatatgaagccaggataaatcacacacaaggcttaaaatgctattttagtggggtctttattgttttcacaatttattgtttcttatctgtaaaattaaagtaaataaaagctttgtttccactgagggaaatgatttcagcttacagaaatagacaggaggtctgtttTGCcacgatgtgtagttacatttctggggatgtgcacgtcaggctacagcgtagggtatGGTGCAGGCTCTATGTCAATGCGGAGTCTACGCCGTAGGTATGGCCTCAGTTTGATGCAGAAGTAGAAATCCTGCATACTTACTGGGTGAAGtaagggtttattttgaccaaagcAGAGGTGCTGATTGTTCAAACAGTGGACTAACTAACAAGACGAGTAAAGAGACTAAGATGGTTGCGATGAGTTTTATTTACTTCCTGTCCAGtctaaatgaagtgtgtttaatgaTGAGTTAACAAGGCAGTTAAGCTAGTCTTAGtttggtgaaagagagaaacttgatTTTAGAATGTTTATGGTTGTATTTCCCAAATAactatatttgtgtgtgtaaatattacattttctgattttttgtttatttactaGGCTGAAAAAACTAAGAGAGGTTATGGGATGCAGCAAACTCTCATGCAGCACACAAATACCATCATATTGTATACTGAATACCCTGGTGAGATTTCAGGAAGTTATGAAAAAGCAGATACCACCCGAGcctaaaaagaacaaaacaaaatccaaatgtgtgctgaaaatgaatgataaatgaaagaaaagaagcaAGCAGTCAAGTCTGGTAAAGCATGGAGCAATTTATTCCTCACGCTCAACCTTGACAGAAGCACACTTCAGAAAATGCGGAGACTTCAGACCTGCCACACTTCTGTCAGCAGTGTTAGAGTTTAACTTCAACCTTTAACggtgttaaaacattttaaaggttGTCCTAAGTCTGCATTTTAGTGCATTTACAATTATACAAAATGCCATATTTTAAACAAGTATAATTATACTATTTAGTAAATATTTTAATTCTTCTGCATGGCGCAGTTTTCAGGCACATGATAAAATATTGTGCAACATTATATTTTACCGAActaaaaaaatatacacacaaacagcaaaatCTTGAGAGAAATACACTGTACAAGTGTGGCCGATCTGACATCGAACCACATGACCTTTGACATTCACAAGAACCCTCATTTACAGTAAGCACAACTCTTTGTATTTTGACAAGTTACAGACTGAAGCCAAACCAAACAACCACAATAAGAATGATATAGCATGAATAAAGCAAGCGTTCACAGTAAAAGTGTACTGCAGTTACtgagaattattatttttaactaTGTAAATCTTCTCACACGTTGGTTCAACGGTCATTATTTTCAGCAAAACGCAAAAACCACCACACAACTCACAACTGCAGATCTATTTGTGAGTCGACCTACAAGCTGCTCCACATATAGTTTGTTGAAGGGTATGAAAATGTCTTTAGGTCACTGCTCGGTTTAACATGATGTAAGTGAACTTTCTAGTCCCATAATAACAGAGAACTTAGTGTTATCCTGTTTCAATATATCAAGCATGTTATGCTTGTAAAGAAAGGCAATGTCAGTTCTTAAAAGCCCTTAACAGACAAAAAGTGACTGCAAACAGTTTGATTCAGTGATGCAGAGTCAGAAGAAAGTATGacttgaagaagaagaagataaaaacacagagcGCCAGAAGTAAATGTGACGACAGCAGAGTCTTTCCAGAAGAGCGTGAAAACTGATTTTGGTGGCTTGGAATGCTCGAGCGTCAAGAAGGACTGAAGACCACACGAGTCTTTGTAGTGAAGGATGaggcagaagaggaggaggaggaggacagtgtTCACAGGCGACTCAAGCTGTCATTACCGTTCTCCAGGTTCTCATTGCTCTCGTAGCAGCCGGAATCTCGTGGGGAGTCTCCTGAGAGGCCACGCCTGTCCAGGAGCAGCTTCTCCTGTGTGCCTCCAGACTGACTGCCTCTCTCTGGGTCGCTGCTTCCTGCAATGCACAACACCACCAGCAGGGGGCAGACGGTCACATCTTATGATCTCAAGGGAAAAATActgagtgaaaactttgcatgTGTTGTGTGCATGGGctgcttttaaaataaagtaagaGGAGACATTTTAACAGACTGTAATTGTGAGGTGGAAATTATTCACTCGTGACGTCTCAAAGTATGACATCATCAATGATGTTTATATTCATCATTCATTACATTAACGTACATCTTTGGGACTATATCTGTGTACTCCATTTTTTTACTTTGTACTGtcaatgtctgtgttttttggagAATTTTGCACACAAACTACCACTTTATAAAACTGCACAGCTCGTTCATTTAAATTCAGACATACTGTGCAGATTTTTAATactattttttcatatttttattataactTTATTCTACATTTCTCTCTTGATATTTGGAATACTTGCTTTTAATTCttaatttcattttctcttactgTGTGTATGTTACCAATACACCAAAggaaattccttgtatgtgaaaacctacttggaaATAAACTGGAATGTGATTTTGTGACTCTGAGGGAAAGAGTCTCAAAATGTCTGACAAACCTACAGTGTGCGAAACTAACCTTCATAGGTATATCATGGACATGTACAGATCCAGTAACATCTCACCTTGTGTAAATATTACTAAATTTTACAAGTGTATCTTTATGacttatatgtgtgtgttgaataTCGTACGACACCCTGTTGATTACCTGACCCACCATCatactcctgcagcagctccacagcAGTGAGCAACACAGCTCTGTGCTGAGGGTCTCTGATGTTCAGCTCGTCCaggtcctcctcctccagtaACTTGAATGTGTCCAGATCCTCGTAGCCATTAAAAAGGAAGGTGGGAAGATGCTCCTGTGGAGAGGTGAGGGTGGATGACGAACAAACAGATCAATTAAAATCTAGAGAAGAAATTAATTTGACTGTGCACAATGTCAGAACTGCTGAAAAGTATGTTGACCTGTAGATGAAAAATAAGCTTATCAGAGGTTTCCTAACCTTGTTGTGACTCAAAGA
This window encodes:
- the ddo gene encoding D-aspartate oxidase, which codes for MKSTRVVVVGGGVVGFSTAVCIAEALPSCSVTLLAEKFSPDTTSDGAAGLMFATKFPDIPLERQRRWFKNSFDHLLALATSQHSPDAGVMLSSGWQIFKDVPTDKKPFWSDFVIGFRFMTDAELKMFPDHKFGHAFTTIKCECPSYLPWLENRFREAGGQVEQRKVNSLQELSSSFDLIVNCSGLGSRTLVGDNDIYPIRGQVLKVEAPWLKHFIRAGDGMTYIYPGIDAVTIGGTRQEGDWRLQVDEGDTESILERCSRLVPSISKAKVLSKWVGLRPTRRNPRVEREVVQLQGRRVPVVHNYGHGAWGVTIAWGTAVDALGLVRKCLRDLPQKAKL